A DNA window from Branchiostoma lanceolatum isolate klBraLanc5 chromosome 17, klBraLanc5.hap2, whole genome shotgun sequence contains the following coding sequences:
- the LOC136423416 gene encoding eukaryotic initiation factor 4A-like translates to MDEGAAGMDIGGLLENTRNPKVDNFNDMRLHENLLRGIKAYGIEKPSRLDQQAIVPCCEGRDLIARVQSDQEAMTTFAIVLLQQLATKTGGADTRNCQTLVLAKSRETAHQVTAFARRLCFRFCVVECKQHN, encoded by the exons ATGGATGAGGGGGCAGCAGGGATGGACATTGGTGGACTTTTAGAG AACACTCGGAATCCAAAAGTTGACAATTTCAATGACATGAGGCTACATGAGAACCTACTACGAGGGATCAAAGCCTATGGAATTGAGAAGCCCTCTCGCCTTGACCAGCAAGCCATTGTGCCTTGTTGTGAAG ggcGTGACCTGATTGCACGGGTTCAGTCTGATCAGGAGGCGATGACTACGTTCGCCATTGTCCTCCTGCAACAACTGGCCACAAAGACGGGAGGCGCCGATACTAGGAACTGTCAAACCCTGGTCCTGGCAAAGTCTCGGGAAACGGCACACCAGGTAACTGccttcgccagaaggttatgttttcggttttgtGTGGTGGagtgtaaacagcataactag
- the LOC136422340 gene encoding uncharacterized protein, with protein sequence MQRAVIHIGDYMSVSSHACFEDVTKDMRILENGVDIVLGTPGHVCDIINRIPLNTSELKTIVLCEVDEMFSRGFKDSIYDIFSRLPNTIQVIVMSATMPLDVLNFTGRLMRDPVNVMVKDEDLTLEGAKQFCVMVEREEYKMGTLCDLYETLTITQAVIICNTPGKVDWLTDRMGKRDFTVSATHEDMEQEERDLIRREFRSGSSRVLITTEQMAQEIWKSGVSPALVINYDLPSNREHYITRVGLSARIVGRKRVVLNFVTDGEERVLKDIEQFYNTQIQEMPMDVADLM encoded by the exons ATGCAAAGAGCAGTCATCCACATTGGTGATTACATGAGTGTCTCCAGCCATGCCTGTTTTGAGGATGTTACCAAAGATATGCGAATACTGGAGAATGGCGTCGACATCGTGCTGGGCACGCCCGGCCATGTGTGTGACATAATCAACCGGATACCTCTCA ACACCTCAGAACTGAAGACGATTGTGCTGTGCGAGGTTGATGAGATGTTTTCTCGTGGTTTCAAGGACAGCATTTACGACATCTTCAGCCGTCTGCCAAATACAATTCAG GTTATTGTGATGTCCGCCACCATGCCCTTGGACGTGCTAAATTTCACTGGGAGGCTCATGCGCGATCCCGTCAACGTCATGGTCAAGGATGAGGACCTGACCCTGGAGGGCGCCAAGCAGTTTTGCGTCATGGTGGAACGTGAG GAGTACAAGATGGGCACCCTGTGTGACTTGTACGAGACCCTCACCATCACCCAAGCTGTGATCATCTGTAACACGCCGGGGAAGGTCGACTGGCTGACGGACAGGATGGGTAAAAGGGACTTCACCGTCTCCGCTACTCACGAGGACATGGAACAGGAGGAGCGGGACCTGATCAGGCGCGAGTTCCGCTCGGGATCCAGTCGGGTACTGATCACTACTGAGCAGATG GCACAAGAAATATGGAAATCGGGTGTTTCACCTGCATTAGTCATAAACTACGACTTGCCGTCAAACCGAGAACATTACATCACCAG ggTTGGACTCTCTGCCCGTATTGTTGGACGCAAACGAGTGGTCCTCAACTTTGTGACAGACGGTGAGGAGCGTGTGCTGAAAGACATCGAGCAGTTCTACAACACCCAGATCCAAGAGATGCCCATGGATGTGGCTGATCTGATGTGA